Proteins from a genomic interval of Nocardioidaceae bacterium:
- a CDS encoding acyl-CoA dehydrogenase has translation MGHYKSNIRDIEFNLFEFLKRDEVLGSGPFEDVDVDTAKAILGEVDRMAREELADSFVDSDRNPPVFDPETHTAPIPESFKKSYQAWMDAEYWRLQLSAEDGGTPAPSTLNWAIGELVLGSNAPIWMYAAGPSFAGIVSRNGNERDKKIAEIMIERQWGATMVLTEPDAGSDVGAGRAKATANEDGSWNIEGVKRFITSAEHDMSENIMHLTLARPVGVEGAGGPGTKGLSLFLVPKYHFDHETGELTGERNGVYVTNVEHKMGLKVSNTCELTFGANEPAKGWLLGEVHDGIAQMFQVIENARMMVGSKAIATLSTGYLNALEFAKSRVQGADLAQAADKTAPRVTITHHPDVRRSLMTQKSYAEAMRALVLYTASWQDKVMLAEHAGERDEMAEQVNDLLLPIVKGYGSEKSWTLLGTESLQTFGGSGFLQEYPIEQYVRDAKIDTLYEGTTAIQGQDFFFRKIVKNQAAALGHLNNEIQAFIDNEGGNGRLKVERELLASALTDAQAIVGEMINTLMAADVRQEGGDITNIYKVGLNTTRLLMVLGDITCSWLLLRHAELALEKLAGDTGSDQAFYEGKVAAAQFFARNVLPKIAAERAMAEAVDGSIMELDEAAF, from the coding sequence GTGGGTCACTACAAGAGCAACATCCGCGACATCGAGTTCAACCTGTTCGAGTTCCTGAAGCGCGACGAGGTGCTCGGATCCGGCCCCTTCGAGGACGTCGACGTCGACACCGCGAAGGCGATCCTCGGCGAGGTCGACCGCATGGCCCGCGAGGAGCTGGCCGACTCCTTCGTCGACTCCGACCGCAACCCCCCGGTCTTCGACCCCGAGACGCACACGGCACCGATCCCCGAGTCGTTCAAGAAGAGCTACCAGGCCTGGATGGACGCGGAGTACTGGCGCCTCCAGTTGAGCGCGGAGGACGGCGGCACCCCCGCCCCCTCGACGCTGAACTGGGCGATCGGCGAGCTCGTGCTCGGCTCCAACGCCCCCATCTGGATGTACGCCGCCGGGCCGTCCTTCGCCGGCATCGTCAGCCGCAACGGCAACGAGCGCGACAAGAAGATCGCCGAGATCATGATCGAGCGGCAGTGGGGCGCCACGATGGTCCTCACCGAGCCCGACGCAGGCTCCGACGTCGGCGCCGGCCGAGCGAAGGCCACCGCCAACGAGGACGGCTCGTGGAACATCGAGGGTGTGAAGCGGTTCATCACCTCCGCCGAGCACGACATGAGCGAGAACATCATGCACCTCACCCTCGCCCGCCCCGTGGGCGTCGAGGGCGCCGGCGGCCCCGGCACCAAGGGCCTCTCCCTCTTCCTGGTGCCGAAGTACCACTTCGACCACGAGACCGGCGAGCTCACCGGCGAGCGCAACGGCGTCTACGTCACCAACGTCGAGCACAAGATGGGTCTGAAGGTCTCCAACACCTGCGAGCTGACCTTCGGCGCGAACGAGCCCGCCAAGGGCTGGCTGCTCGGCGAGGTCCACGACGGCATCGCCCAGATGTTCCAGGTCATCGAGAACGCCCGCATGATGGTCGGCTCCAAGGCCATCGCGACGCTGTCGACCGGCTACCTCAACGCGCTGGAGTTCGCCAAGTCCCGCGTGCAGGGCGCCGACCTCGCCCAGGCCGCCGACAAGACCGCACCGCGCGTGACCATCACGCACCACCCCGACGTACGCCGGTCGCTGATGACCCAGAAGTCCTACGCCGAGGCGATGCGCGCCCTCGTGCTCTACACGGCCTCCTGGCAGGACAAGGTCATGCTCGCCGAGCACGCCGGCGAGCGCGACGAGATGGCCGAGCAGGTCAACGACCTGCTGCTGCCCATCGTCAAGGGCTACGGCTCGGAGAAGTCCTGGACGCTGCTCGGCACCGAGTCGCTGCAGACCTTCGGCGGGTCGGGCTTCCTGCAGGAGTACCCGATCGAGCAGTACGTGCGCGACGCCAAGATCGACACGCTCTACGAGGGCACCACCGCGATCCAGGGCCAGGACTTCTTCTTCCGCAAGATCGTGAAGAACCAGGCCGCCGCGCTGGGCCACCTCAACAACGAGATCCAGGCGTTCATCGACAACGAGGGCGGCAACGGCCGTCTCAAGGTGGAGCGCGAGCTGCTCGCGAGCGCGCTGACCGACGCCCAGGCGATCGTCGGCGAGATGATCAACACCCTCATGGCGGCCGACGTCCGCCAGGAGGGCGGCGACATCACCAACATCTACAAGGTCGGCCTGAACACGACCCGCCTGCTGATGGTGCTCGGCGACATCACCTGCTCCTGGCTGCTGCTGCGTCACGCCGAGCTGGCACTGGAGAAGCTGGCCGGTGACACCGGCTCCGACCAGGCCTTCTACGAGGGCAAGGTCGCCGCCGCGCAGTTCTTCGCCCGCAACGTGCTGCCGAAGATCGCCGCGGAGCGGGCCATGGCCGAGGCCGTCGACGGCTCGATCATGGAGCTCGACGAGGCTGCGTTCTGA
- a CDS encoding sulfite exporter TauE/SafE family protein, with the protein MRNLIVLAVVGLFAQLVDGSLGMAFGVTSTTLLLAAGIAPAAASAAVHFSELGTTLVSGFAHHKLGNVDWRTVSIMAVPGAIGAFVGATFLVSLDAETAKPWVAGILLALGVYVVWRFLVLGGRRPQFKGRLSVRFLVPLGLFGGTLDALGGGGWGPVGTTTLLSSGRLEPRKVVGSIDTSEFLVAVGGSVGFLLALGTQGINFAWALALMAGGVVAAPIAAYLVKILAPRVLGVAAGGLIILTNSNTILSAVGVPGAAQAYVALGVAALWISGIVWAVKQERLARRNEAAGEIETVTMAGI; encoded by the coding sequence GTGCGCAACCTCATCGTCCTCGCCGTCGTCGGCCTCTTCGCCCAGCTGGTCGACGGCAGCCTCGGCATGGCCTTCGGCGTCACCTCCACGACCCTCCTCCTCGCCGCGGGCATCGCCCCGGCCGCCGCCTCCGCGGCCGTGCACTTCTCCGAGCTCGGCACCACGCTCGTCTCGGGCTTCGCGCACCACAAGCTCGGCAACGTCGACTGGCGCACCGTCTCGATCATGGCCGTGCCGGGCGCGATCGGCGCCTTCGTCGGCGCGACCTTCCTCGTCAGCCTGGACGCCGAGACCGCCAAGCCGTGGGTGGCGGGCATCCTGCTGGCGCTCGGTGTGTACGTCGTGTGGCGCTTTCTCGTGCTCGGCGGGCGCCGGCCGCAGTTCAAGGGCCGGCTGTCGGTGCGTTTCCTGGTGCCGCTCGGCCTCTTCGGCGGCACCCTCGACGCATTGGGTGGCGGCGGCTGGGGCCCCGTCGGCACGACCACGCTGCTGTCCTCGGGTCGCCTCGAGCCCCGCAAGGTCGTGGGCTCGATCGACACCTCGGAGTTCCTCGTCGCCGTCGGCGGTTCGGTCGGCTTCCTCCTGGCGCTCGGCACGCAGGGCATCAACTTCGCCTGGGCGCTCGCCCTCATGGCGGGCGGCGTGGTGGCTGCGCCGATCGCGGCGTACCTCGTGAAGATCCTCGCGCCCCGCGTGCTCGGTGTCGCCGCCGGCGGCCTGATCATCCTGACGAACTCCAACACCATCCTCTCCGCCGTCGGGGTGCCCGGGGCCGCCCAGGCGTACGTCGCGCTCGGCGTGGCCGCCCTGTGGATCAGCGGCATCGTGTGGGCGGTCAAGCAGGAGCGCCTGGCCCGTCGCAACGAGGCTGCCGGAGAGATCGAGACGGTCACGATGGCCGGCATCTGA
- a CDS encoding maleylpyruvate isomerase N-terminal domain-containing protein: protein MNDEQRLQAAIDAWAEACASFLALGRALSEDDWSVPTDLPGWTVADVFGHTAHLEAVMTGTAHDEVDLPDSPHVRGPVNAWIEQGVHARRGRAALEVLEELQAAVTARAEHLRAHPPTDGSARADGGLGDWDWNTLLSNRVVDVWMHEQDVRRAVGRPGGFEGAASAHVVRSFLGALPFVLGKRVGLGSDQSVLLTLTDADMSLAYAMRPEGRVGLTDDLPDEPTVGLAMSTETFTVLAGGRQEPGVREIAVTGDRDLADRVLPALAVTP, encoded by the coding sequence ATGAACGACGAGCAGCGGCTGCAGGCCGCCATCGACGCCTGGGCCGAGGCGTGCGCGAGCTTCCTCGCGCTCGGCCGCGCGCTGTCCGAGGACGACTGGTCCGTCCCGACAGACCTCCCCGGCTGGACGGTCGCCGACGTCTTCGGCCACACCGCCCATCTCGAGGCCGTCATGACCGGCACGGCGCACGACGAGGTCGACCTGCCCGACTCCCCGCACGTCAGAGGCCCCGTCAACGCCTGGATCGAGCAGGGCGTGCACGCCCGCCGCGGTCGCGCGGCGCTGGAGGTGCTCGAGGAGCTGCAGGCCGCCGTCACCGCCCGCGCCGAGCACCTGCGCGCCCACCCGCCCACCGACGGCTCGGCCCGTGCCGACGGCGGGCTCGGCGACTGGGACTGGAACACCCTGCTGTCCAACCGCGTCGTCGACGTGTGGATGCACGAGCAGGACGTACGCCGCGCCGTCGGTCGCCCCGGCGGCTTCGAGGGCGCCGCGTCGGCGCACGTCGTACGCAGCTTCCTCGGCGCCCTTCCCTTCGTGCTGGGCAAGCGCGTCGGGCTGGGGTCCGACCAGTCGGTGCTGCTGACCCTCACCGACGCCGACATGTCGCTGGCGTACGCGATGCGCCCCGAGGGCCGCGTCGGACTCACCGACGACCTCCCCGACGAGCCCACGGTCGGTCTGGCCATGAGCACCGAGACCTTCACCGTGCTCGCCGGCGGACGGCAGGAGCCCGGCGTACGCGAGATCGCCGTCACCGGCGACCGTGACCTCGCCGACCGCGTCCTGCCTGCGCTCGCCGTGACCCCCTGA
- a CDS encoding GNAT family N-acetyltransferase: MSARLRPLRDADVDRVLALNEEHVAVLSPLDRARLTQLRGWAQRFDVVVLEEPDEDEQVVGFVVVVGPGSAYDSAKYRWFDAAYDEFLYLDRIVLDARVHRRGLGTIVYDEVEGDAVSHGRLCLEVDTDPPNAASLAFHASRGFTEVARLGGPGTEVSLQVKQLA; the protein is encoded by the coding sequence GTGAGCGCGCGCCTCAGACCGCTGCGCGACGCCGACGTCGACCGCGTGCTCGCCCTCAACGAGGAGCACGTCGCGGTGCTCTCGCCGCTCGACCGCGCCCGCCTGACGCAGCTGCGGGGCTGGGCGCAGCGCTTCGACGTCGTCGTGCTCGAGGAGCCGGACGAGGACGAGCAGGTCGTCGGCTTCGTGGTCGTGGTCGGCCCGGGCTCGGCGTACGACTCGGCGAAGTACCGCTGGTTCGACGCCGCCTACGACGAATTCCTGTATCTCGACAGGATCGTGCTGGACGCGCGCGTGCACCGCCGCGGTCTGGGAACCATCGTCTACGACGAGGTCGAGGGGGACGCCGTCTCCCACGGGCGCCTGTGCCTCGAGGTCGACACCGACCCTCCCAACGCCGCGTCGCTGGCCTTCCACGCCTCCCGCGGCTTCACCGAGGTCGCGCGGCTCGGGGGGCCAGGGACTGAGGTGTCCCTGCAGGTCAAACAGCTGGCGTGA
- a CDS encoding SRPBCC family protein, with protein sequence MAKARTREVGRAQRHTSAAPDEVWQRWEDHETWPQWVTRCRDVSMSSPMRCNATGRKERTDGGREDFVITLFVPGHSYAQATRLLGARVESRYQVRSAGGGSDVTVSVTLRGRLARLYRRRLTERLATSLPAELSRLTELAERRAQVTAPTPLADRPGVGLELGAVRSTGA encoded by the coding sequence GTGGCGAAGGCACGCACGCGCGAGGTGGGCAGGGCGCAACGGCACACATCGGCGGCTCCGGACGAGGTCTGGCAGCGCTGGGAGGACCACGAGACCTGGCCGCAGTGGGTGACCCGGTGCCGTGACGTCTCGATGAGCTCGCCGATGCGGTGCAACGCCACCGGTCGCAAGGAGCGCACCGACGGTGGCCGCGAGGACTTCGTCATCACCCTGTTCGTGCCGGGCCACAGCTACGCGCAGGCGACCCGGCTGCTCGGTGCGCGGGTGGAGTCGCGCTACCAGGTGCGCTCGGCCGGCGGCGGCAGCGACGTGACGGTCTCGGTGACCCTGCGCGGCCGGCTGGCCCGCCTCTACCGTCGACGGCTCACCGAGCGGCTCGCCACCTCTCTCCCGGCGGAGCTGAGCCGGCTCACCGAGCTCGCGGAGCGCCGTGCCCAGGTCACCGCACCGACGCCCCTCGCCGATCGGCCCGGGGTCGGGCTCGAGTTGGGCGCCGTACGATCCACGGGTGCCTGA